The Dioscorea cayenensis subsp. rotundata cultivar TDr96_F1 chromosome 18, TDr96_F1_v2_PseudoChromosome.rev07_lg8_w22 25.fasta, whole genome shotgun sequence genome includes the window CTCCACTTCCTCTGCATACGCTCCTGATGAGGACCCCGTCGACGAGGATTTCCTCGAGGACTTCAAACCCCGTGAGAAGGAAACGGAGGACGAGGCCCGCCGCCGGAACTGGATCGAGCGTGGCTGGGCTCCATGGGAGGAGATCCTCACGCCGGAGGCTGATTTCGCTCGCAAAGCCCTCAATGAGGGCGAAGAAGTCCCTCTTCAATCCCCTGAAGCCATCGAGGCTCACAAGATGTTCACTCCGTCGTACCGCCGCAAGAAGATGGAGGAGTGACTGGAACGGAGGCGTCGTCACCGGAACGGAGATGTGCCTGCCAGCCCAAATGCCCTATCTTCTCCTTTCTCCAATGGTTGGCACAAACCCAAAAAACAAAGGAAGACCAAAATATTTTGGTCTCACCACTTTAaaaaattcctatggaatcCTTTGTTTACATAGTAATTTCACCCCATGAAAACAATGTCCAAACACCCATTATTATAAATTCCTATGTAATACTAAATTACATAGAAATGAACactattcctatggaatttagggCCATCCAAACAGGTCCTTAgtggttttatttttcatacttagaaaacaacaacaaggaCAAAGATATGTCCAATCCAAgttgaatagtttttttttttttcaatattcaaGTCTAATTTCTCTATAAATAGGCCTCTCGGttccaaccctaattctttcCACATaatcataagattttttttaaaaaatataaaacttaatttataataatattaatgcacAATAAATTTGACTTTATAATAAGACTATTTTTCTAAGCCTCACAATTCATActcgtttttttttaaaaaaaaaattatattataaatttttatttacattactcTATAATCCTATctatataattatcttaaaaattttaaatttattttaaactataacacttagtttataaaaatattaaagtgCAACAAATTTGGCTTTTTAACAGTGCCCATAATTTTCTAGCCTTactatttatgttttgttattaattatatttaaaatttttatttaatatcattttataatcatatccatataattatcataaaattttaacttttctttcaactacttttaataataataataataataataataataataataataataataatatgatccttcataatttattatgttttcttttaaaaaaattatatttaaattttttatttattattatcctaTTACTCAATCCAGATAATTATAACGTTGAAATTTTATCTTATTCAtttatgattatataatttattatttaataaaataattaaaagatattATCTAGAACTCCATCTTCTATATAACCAGCCCTGACTCCATCCCCTCCTCACCCAAGTTCAACATCAATGGCAACCAACAGTGAAGTTGATTGGGAAGTTCCCGGTTTTTTCCGAGTATACAAAGATGGTCACATAGAGAGGTTCGTAGGTACACACTTCGTTCAGCCAACTTATGATTCTATTTATCAAGTTTCATCCAAAGATATAACCATCAATAAAGAAACCAATGTTTCAGCTCGTCTTTATCTACCAAAACAAGTAGAAAACCAGCCAGAAAAGAAGTTCCCAGTTCTTGTTTATTATCATGGTGGTGGCTTCTGCATAGAAAGTGCTTTCTCTTCACTGTACCACAACTATCTCAACTCACTCTCATCCAAAGCCAACATTATCATAGTCTCAGTAGAGTATAGATTAGCACCAGAGCATCCTCTTCCAACTGGATATGAAGATTCATGGCAGGTACTTCAATGGGTGGTCTCAGAGACTAATGATGATGCATGGTTGCAAAACCATGCAGACTTTGGACGTGTGTTTGTGAGTGGAGATAGTGCAGGAGGGAACATAGCTCATAACATGGTGATGAAGATTAATAATGGGTTCAGTGAAGGGATGAAGGTGATCAAAGGGATGATTTTGGTGCACCCTTATTTTTGGGGTGTTGAGAGGTTGGAGTGTGAGGTTGCAAATGCTGAAAATGAATCCTCAAAAGTATTGACTGTAAATCAACTGGATAAGATGTGGCCATTTGTGTGTCCTGGGACAAGTGGGCATGATGATGATAGGATTAACCCTTTTGTGGAGGGTGCCCCTTCACTTGCAGGGTTGGGTTGTGAGAAGGTTATGGTTTGTGTGGCTGCTAAAGACTTGTTGAGTGGAAGGGGTAAGATTTATTATGAGAAACTGAAGAGTAGTGGATGGAAAGGAATGGTTGAGTTTTTAGAATCTCATGGAGAAGGCCATTGTTTTCATCTCCTTAATCCTGGTTGTGATAAAGCTTTGGAGATGATGAAGTGTTTGGTTGATTTCTTTAACTAATGCTGCATCATGCATGCACATGTGGAAATAAATGCTTTTTGCATTATATATGTcagtattttattaaaatgaatttgtcattaatttgtttggttttagtCAAATGGAAAATTATATAGACATGGGTTGATATTGGACAGTTCGGTACGTACCGGACAGTAGATAgatattatttgctttgtgaaaattaaattaaatggatattttatttattatgtatgtCTCCTTAAattcatgtgattttttttttcctttcacaaAAACGGCAAACTTTACCTTGGAAGAGTGTTGTCAAAATACAGACATATTTAAGCATTAATAATTGTGACTTATTAACCCCAAAAATACAATGACACGCATATTCAGAAGATATTTAGGAACTAActgaacatataaattttttgtcatataactctagaaaaaaaaaaaaccatatttttCCAACAAATACATTTCTTCTAGCACAATACTGAATAAGACCACCCAGAGATTCAATTTTGAGTCTCTACTTATTTACCCAGTATCAATCCAAAATTAAtaaccaaatatttcaaaattagttTATTGCTACTCAAGTAGCAATCCAAAATTAACaactaaatatttcaaaattaatttattgttgcCTGAGTGCCGAACgagttatttaatttattgctATCTCAATGGTTTTTTCGGGTTTAAAGAAAAATTGCtcaataattttgattaaactattattatttaaaataaatatattattattaaaattatgtttttctaattaatattttttaaaatattaattaactaaaattaacTATGAATTGTTATTTGGAAGACAAATAATGTTGCTTATTCCACAATCAAAAGCATATTCATTCAAAGTTTGGCAAAGAAATTTTTTCAAACTATGAGGAATAAaatgtaaacaaataaaatacaaggACTATTTGGTCATAACAAAAATTACCAGTGAGGAcctgtaaataaataatttacctataaaataataatgagctCCCAAATAGCTTGTACTTGATTAACTGAACTAAAGTTAAGAACATAAGATACTAACATATGGCACAAGATTGTACTTACAGAtgcatataaaagaaataaaaaaaaacttttgcaaGGGCATAATGCAATTATAAAGTTTTGCAAGGGTAAACatgtcataaaaaaaagatagcCAAATTCTAAGAGCACTAAAACACATTGGCCCTACAAAAATCTCAAAGCATTGTATGCCTGAAACTATCAGAAAATAGCTAATTATTTCTTCAGGAAACAATAAGTAAATAGCAAGATGTTCCTTCTCTGtataaaccctaaaaaaaaaacacaacaaacaacaCATCCTGATCGAAATTTTACAGTAAGGTGATTATACAAACTTCCCGGAACTCGATGAAGTTGTTTATTCTATGCATGCATTCATATGGTTATTGAGTAGAGCTTCGCAACACTGAGGTTTCGTTTATGCCATGTCCAAGAGTCTGACGGCGAGCTTGGCAACGGTGGCAGCATCAGTGCTTTCCGGCCTAGCCCGAAAGGCCACCCTTCACAATGACAGAACTCTTCTATCACCGAATGTTTCGTATGCTCTTTTAACATTACTCCACTTTCAATGGAACAATGAGAGAAGCAGCTCTTCACTGAGAAGAATGTTTCTTTCTCATCATCGGCATCTTCTTCTGCTGCTGCTTTATGTTCTTCATCAGTCTTCTCGCCTTTCGGTACAATAAACAGTTCACCTGATGTTGGAGACAAGAACCATGATAAATTCTCCGCAAACAAATGATCCTTCGGCTTGAGCTTAGCCTTCATGGCTCGGCTTTGAATCTCCAGAATTATCACCTGGGGTGTTACGGAAACAAATCACAAGTTATAAGGGCAGcgaagaaaacataagaaagaGAAATTAAGTTGAACCAGATAAATCAACATGTTTGTAGTCGAAGTAGTTGGCCAGGGGGAGATCATCATCAGCACCAAAAGAAGAAGCTCGAGCTCGGACACAGGAACAATGGCAATAAACACAAGCATCCTTGAGAGCTGCAACCAAGAATTTGCAGTAATTTCCAGGAACTCTATTGGCTTCTTCACGAGACAAGGACCACATCCTGCAGGCTCAAAGTTGGAAGCAGATGATATCTGAAATCTGGTGTATATATGCAAGTGTGAGCTTAGCTGTTGTGTCTCAGTCTATATAAAAATGAACATATGATGTTTCCACTAGGGTTTGTAGGGTGACATCCACAAGCATGATAGAGGCTTTGCAGCTAATAAGAATGGCTAGATTAGAGATAAGACCCTTTGGGGTAAAGACAAAGTTAATCTTCTAATGAGATTTAGCATCCTTTGAATGTTCACCTAATCCTCAAAGGTAATAGAATAATGAATAGAGAGATAGATATGGGTAGAAGGGCACCATCAGAGCAGAACTTGTCAAAAGaatgaataatgaaataaaagaagaacatCACTTCATGTTTTCTTAGTGATTCTATTTTATTCACTTGAAAGTAAAGTTAAACCAAGACAGGACACCTAATTGACAATTCACAAAGACTTTGCAAGCAATTGTGAATCGAATGGAAACAAAGTAAAAATTCCAGTCTATTATTCAAACATTTCATTTGGTGGAAGGATTGAATGAAGCAGTAAAAAGTCTGCATCAAGTACAGATGAATTTTATTTACAGCAGAGATAAAGAAGTTTGGAAGTGATGAGATAACTGAAAACTAACTGGGTGTCTCCACTATATACACGGCGAAGCTCACGTCGAAGCTCAATGTTGAATAGAAAATAATACACACTTGATCATGTCCAGAAGAGAATTCTCCGTGTTTTCTCAGCAGATATTCACAGCAAGCTGCTTATTTTTTCTGCAAAATTAGTTATTAATGAAAGTCAGGAACCAAAGCACAACTACAAACTTTAAGAAACATACTAGAGCTTGTAACATATAAAGAATGTGTGAACAAATTGCATCACTACATGGTTTTAACCAAAAATAACAAAGTATGCCTATATTACAAGCACAATTGTAATATACAAGGCATATGAATGACTATCACCAGCAAGCTCAAGGAAATCTACAGGAAAAAAGTGTCAGAAAATATTGAATGTATCAAAGAATCAAATTCTCTTAGTAGTAATTAAGGGAATTCACCTCAGTTATTATTTCAGTATCCTGTCTAACAATGACCAGATTAAATTATGGAAAGGAATTTGATTAGACGATTCTGATCAAGGTAGGAGCACAAAAGAGAACTATGCAAGATGCTGTTAGCTTTCTCAAAATGAGGAAAAGCAACGCATCATAAGAACAAAAGATACTTTAAGAACAAACAAACATTGAGATAATCAAAAGAAATGGTCATCAAAAACTTTTGTTAAATTGAGATGGGAAAAGATGGCAAATTAGCACACGCATTAAAGGAGCAAACTATAGAGATAAGTGGATGAATCAATCACAACAACCATGAAATGACAGGAGACAAGAAACATGTGAATTAGTGTGCACATGGATACGAATCACTACATCCAATAATGTAAGATCTAACCAACAAGCAAACCACTCTCATGATCAAGAAAACTACTAAGAGCTTGCATTAGAATGACAGATTTGACAAATTTTTTTCTACAGCCACAAGAAGATGAGCATATGATCTGGCAATCAGAAACATCATAAGATGTTATGGACTATCCATTATCCAAGTGGATATGGGAGTAATAGTAATACACAAGAAGAATTAACTGTCAAACATTAGCAGCACTTAAAGTTGGAGCAATAGAAATGGTTAAAAATACATGGCAACAGCAGTATGATCATTCAACAATATTAGTATCAATACAAGAACTAGGGCTAATAGTTACATGATGGCAACAGCTGGATACTGGTCAAAGACCACAAGTAGTAAAGCAGCCATAGTTAATTAGTTATATCATAGTAACAGCACCAGTAATAAAGTAATCGGATGGAGTTCAATTTAGGAACGGTATATTCATAGTGCATATCCTTAAAAAATATACTTAGTAGATAGATCGCTCCTCTAACCACAAGAAGGTGAGCTCTTAACATCAAGACGTGAAGTTACAAGCTGAAGAGTTTTCATCAACATCATATAACACTAACAATAGCTCGGCATACACATAAACTTCCACAAATCACCACAATATTCCAAACTTACAAACTGTCTCAAGTAGCTTAAATTTCCAAGGCTTATTCTATCCACTTTAGGTCATAATTACAGACATAGTTGTAATTCTGTTTCATATATGAAAATCTGATGGCTGTTTCAAAAAGTAGCTTATGACCAAACATTAGGATGAACATCCAGATTGCAACCCAACCAATAATTGCTTcacaatttgttaaaaaaaactgtAAAAACAACCAGTGTGCATCTTTTTAAGCCAATGCGCTTGCTAAACTTTACatataaatcttaaaaaaaaagtcctCATTGACAAGGGCTAGAACACCATATCACCTCTCAAAACCTACAATTTCCATTAGTGCAATGACAAttgtttctctaattttttcTACTCACTAATTTTTCTTCTAAGTTAACTATAATCCAAATCTCCATATGCATCAATCCATAATAACATTAATGAGTTtggattgataaaaaaaaacattaatttactaataaaatgTTCTCTTTTTCCATTCAATTTCTATCAATCCAATCACAATAAAACACTCAATCATCAATACCACATCCCAATCAGTGAATCAAAAACCAACAAAACCAAAGCATCAATCtcgaattcaaataaaaacgcAAACCTTCAAAGATTAGGGCTATCACCGGACGATCTGCGCCTTCTGTTGCTGAGATGAAGCAATGGAAACAAGAGCCCGAAGTTTGGAGATCGCCGACGTCTTCTCAGGCGGGCAGGCAGCAAGCGCGACCTGAAGAGATATCAGAGCAGTGTCCGGCCTTCCGGCGGCCAACGCCGCCCGCGCCGCCTTGTAGGCCTCATCGGCGACTTTCAAATCGTGCTCCACTGGATCATCACCGTCAGCGTCACAGAGAGGGGAGAGGAGGGCGGTGGCCCGGGCGTACTCGGAGGCGGCGACGGCGGCGTCGATCTCGGCCATTAGGGTTTCCGGCGCCGCCGGGAAGGCCTTCACGCCGTCGAACACGCTCCACCCACTCGTCCGGCCCGGCCCGGAACCAAATGAGCCCatattctctctcttcttcagCTCTTCACAGTTcacactattatatatatatatatatatatattggtataataaatgtattaatttattaatttaattaattataaatatatataattaaaaaattaatgaaaatttttattaaagatgatatatatatatatatagagagagtgGGTGAGATGAGGAAGCTAATAATAATTGctgtatttattaattaaattatactatatgttactatatatatagataattttggaaaaattttaaaatttaaagaaaataaaaatttatggcaactattttcatttttgaaaaaattaaaatttttggaaattaaaattttgaaaaattttaattgattagaTAAAGGATGTCTTTAATTTCCATAGTGATCTGTAGgttttttttagactttttttttaagataatattGAGACTTTACATTTATCATAACTAGAATTGTTTtccttaaaatttataaacttatttttttaacaattacaAGCATTcccttttttgttgtttttttttattttgacaattttaagggcaataaaataaatttattttgtttagttatttaattGACCAGAACAAAACAAAGTCAAAAGGTCATCTCCTGCATGGCTTTAATTTAACtgattttaatcataattactTTTTTGGAATTACATAGTTatttaataagtaaaatataagttaaagttgttattaaaattattttaacagACAACGGTTAAATCAAACATCCAAAAGATGGTACATGATTTGCATCTCTCTTTACaccctttcttctttctttcttttttttttaattgatacaatattttatttatttatcattttttaacattaaaaaatattaaaaaatatttattattattttttcaaattaccCTTTAACACTCTAGtggtcaattttttttagaattaattatgaaagagaaatgtaaagatataaattatgagtaattttaaaaaataactatttttttataaaattttgtgaaataagtgtgagattcggttaaccaaGGGAGTATTTATTAATTGGTGgcttcaataaaaaataaataataaaatgataaaataaatgacaatttatatatatatatatatatatatatttttgaggtAAGACGACAAGTGTCAATCCTCAGGGGTGTACGTGAGGCAGGGGTATTGCAGCCACGCCCTCATCCTCTGAAAAGAGGGGAGCGTGATCAAAAAATCGAACTCGCGTCTCCCCAACACGAGGGGACCCGGAGTACCGCTGGCTCCTCACCTGTTGgtacaatttatatattataaaattaacttataagattttattttttaatatttttttataaaatgaataaatcactaGTTATAGTGTTCACTAAAGATTTGAACTCATGACCTGCCATGAAGACCGGTCACAAGAAGAAGACCATTTCTAATAGCATGCATTTCCTTAGAAACATCTCCCATTTGCAACCTCTTCACTGGATTTTCCTCAGAGCAATCAATCCCAATTTTCAGCACAGGAACCATGCAATCCTTCACAaatccatcttcatcttcaaagaGTTTTGAATCTATAACATCCCAAACTCTTTCCTGCAATGCATCACAAACACACTTCCTCAAACTCAATTCATCCTTGAACTTATTCCCAGTTGGACTCATCCCTGTCATCATCTCCAGCACAAGTATTCCAAAGCTGTAAACATCTCCCTCACTTGATGCTTTGTTTCCCATTCCATACTCTGTCGAGCAAAATTCATCGTATTTTAGGATATCATAAGAGTTTATATTTATCGAGTACGAAGTTTATTACTAATGTTGTATGAGTGTGGAGGAGTATTGTAATAATTTATCAAGTACCTGGAGCAGCATATCCAATGGATCCTCTCAAAGAAGTTGAGCTTGAGTTGCCATTCAATGCGGCAAATCTAGATAGCCCAAAGTCGGCGACATGAGCTGACATTTCCTCGTCGAGAAGAATATTGCTCGGCTTAAGATCACAATGGATTATCGGAGTagtcccttgatgatgaagatactCCAAAGCCGAAGAAACATCAATCATGATGTTGAGTCTTTGGATAAAACTCAActtcttttcatttgattgTAGCCAGTGATCAAGACTGCCATTAGGCATGAACTCATAAACCAGAGCTCTGAAGTCACTGCCTTTGAAATCAATGCTCGAGCAAACCGTGATAATTCTTACTAAATTTCGATGTCGAATGCTTCTCAATGCCTCACACTCAGAGATGAAGCTCTTGCATGCTCCTCTTTGTTTCATGTTCAGTACCTTCACTGCAACAAGCTTCGTCTCCTCGACACCATCTTCGACTAATTTTAGCATTGCTTTGTACACTGACCCAAAGCTCCCAATTCCAACCAAGTTGTTCATTGAAAAGCCTTCTGTTGCTTTGAGAAGCTCAGCATAAGAAACCTTAACAAGTTGTGGATCATAATTCACTAGCTCTGAATTATTCTTTGTCGATTTTCTTCTTCAGCTTCAGCAAACAAAGTACTAAGATAACCAAACATATGAATGCTGTGACTACTGTTGGAATAAGCACTTGTAATCTTTTGTTCTTGGAATGAGAACATGGTGGTAGCTTCAACACTCTGTTTCCACCACAGAGTTGATTGTTTCCAAGCAATGAGATCCCGCTCTCATTAGCAAAGACTCCATTCATTGGGACTTCTCCTGAGAAGCTATTGAAAGAGAGATTCAAATAATACAAGTACTGCAACTCCTCCAAGAACTTGGGTATGTTTCCGGAGAAGGAGTTTCGAGAAAGATCAAGGTTTTGAATACCTTTCAATTCCTCTAAAGTTGAAGGGATGGATCCATGGAATGAGTTACCACTAAGGTTCAGAAACTCTAAACTCAAGCAATCACCAAGAGTTTTAGGAAGTTCACCGGATAAATTATTATTCGAAACATCAAAAGTTTTTAAAGCCTTCAGGCTTCCAACATCTAATGGCAATGGTCCTGTCAATGAGTTACCAAACAACAAGAGTCCTACAGACAGTGAAGTGATGGTGAAGATCTCTATGGGTACTCTACCAGTGAACTTATTCTCCTCCAAACTAAGGAATTCAAGGTGTTGGCATTGTCCTAAGATTGAAGGTATACTTCCATTGAGTTCATTGTTTCCTAGAAAGAGTCTGATCAAGCTGGTAAGGTTAGCGAAAGAGGCCGGGATTTCACCATTCAGGTAGTTATCCTCCAATACTAGACCTTGCAAACTATGAAGCATTCCTAATGAGTTTGGTATAGGACCATAAAACTGGTTCCCTTGCATAAACAATCCTACTAAACCACCAAGGCCTGCAATCTCTTCAGGTATTCTTCCAGATATTTGATTATACCTTAAATCCAGCCATTGAAATTCTTTGGAGAGGTTTCCAACAGAGCTTGGAAGAACTCCTCCAAGTCTGTTGTAACTGATATCCAACCTTTCCAAATTTGTGCTATTAGCTAAGGCATCAATGAACTTCCAGTCATTGCTATTCTTAGCCTCTAAGAAGTTCATTCCAAGGTGAAGGCATTGCAGGCTTGATAAACTTCCTAAACTCTCAGGAATCCTACCAGTAAATTCATTTTTGGTGAGTTGAACTTGTTCTAGCCTAGAAGCATTCGAAAGCGACGAAGGTATTGGTCCGGTAAACTGGTTATTGTTGAGCAATATTATTTGAAGATTACGAAGAAGAAAACCTATGTTCATAGGAAGAGTTGAGTTTAGCTGGTTATCAGACAAAGACAACACAGTGAGAGATGAAAGGTTCCATACTGAAGATGGTATACTTCCTGTGAGACTATTGTCACTAAGAACCATAGACTTGAGGTTCTTAAGGTTGCCAATTTGTGTAGGTATGTTACCTTGGAGAGAATTCTTGCTTAGATTGAGATGCCGAAGCCGAGCAAGACAGCAAAGGCCGACTGGGATGTCACCGTGAAGCCGGTTATCAGCAAAATTGAGATACCGAAGGAATGTGAGGTTCGCTGTCGATGGCGGTATCGACCCGGTTAGTCCCAGTGAGTCGAGTTCCAATCCGATGACTCTATCAGGATGTTTATGACCACCGCAAAACACTCCCGGCCATCTGCAATGACTCGAAGAGTCATTCCAGGAAGCGAAAATATTTGTTTGTTGACTCGGTAGCTGTCCGGCGAGTGATCGGAGAACTTTTCCATCTCCTGTTATTGGAATTGAAGGTGAAGAACTTGCTTGGTTGCACATCAACAGCAGCAATGCTAGTAGTAATGACATTGGCGCCATGAGAAATTCAAATGTTGGATGATTTAGAACTCTTgctctttgttcttatttatagGCTCATCATGCAAGTATGTATGTAGTAATTAGAAGTAACCAAAGATACAATGACTCTAGTGATCTTTAGTTTGGACTCATTCCTTGTGACAAAgtatagaaatagaaaacactTGACTTGTCTTATTGGAAGACTTGAGCTTTCATCTGGtgacttgtttttttatccCTCACGTTGAAGATAGTTAGATAGAGACAGTGaagatttttctcttttatttttcttcttcttgtacgTGTTGATTTGGTCATTGCCAACATTTAAGGCTTTTCACCTATTCTTCATGCGTGATAAACTTGTCGAGGATGTTTGTTCTTCCttgtttctcttctttttgTGTTCTGTTGGATTTTGTTATTGTATCACATTTAATGGTGAGGGTGTTTGTTTTGCAATAGTCTCATCtgtcttgtgtttgtttgttgtattcttGCTTGTTTTTTAATTGCGATGGTTTTCTatcttttcaaaaaagaaattattgcaaacttatatttattatttgactggtcttaatttttaaaaaaattaaataataaatatgtgataCGCATCCCTATTTTAAGAAAAGTCAGGGTGCATATAGATATGGAGCTTAACAAGATTAAATATATGTACGCAGGGTTAGTATAAAGTTAATGTATAAAACATCTTTTATATTTACTAATACAGTAATACTTtgataattttcttatataaaaacttttgaattatttgaaaagGAATTAAGTGTTGATTGGGTTGTGCAAAATGTGACCTTGTCAATATACTAAAACTAAATTGCTCACAATTatctcactattttttttataagatataattattttaataaatatatttcaataaataattttataaaattattaatacNNNNNNNNNNNNNNNNNNNN containing:
- the LOC120282526 gene encoding probable carboxylesterase 2, giving the protein MATNSEVDWEVPGFFRVYKDGHIERFVGTHFVQPTYDSIYQVSSKDITINKETNVSARLYLPKQVENQPEKKFPVLVYYHGGGFCIESAFSSLYHNYLNSLSSKANIIIVSVEYRLAPEHPLPTGYEDSWQVLQWVVSETNDDAWLQNHADFGRVFVSGDSAGGNIAHNMVMKINNGFSEGMKVIKGMILVHPYFWGVERLECEVANAENESSKVLTVNQLDKMWPFVCPGTSGHDDDRINPFVEGAPSLAGLGCEKVMVCVAAKDLLSGRGKIYYEKLKSSGWKGMVEFLESHGEGHCFHLLNPGCDKALEMMKCLVDFFN
- the LOC120282615 gene encoding uncharacterized protein LOC120282615, coding for MWSLSREEANRVPGNYCKFLVAALKDACVYCHCSCVRARASSFGADDDLPLANYFDYKHVIILEIQSRAMKAKLKPKDHLFAENLSWFLSPTSGELFIVPKGEKTDEEHKAAAEEDADDEKETFFSVKSCFSHCSIESGVMLKEHTKHSVIEEFCHCEGWPFGLGRKALMLPPLPSSPSDSWTWHKRNLSVAKLYSITI
- the LOC120282616 gene encoding uncharacterized protein LOC120282616; its protein translation is MGSFGSGPGRTSGWSVFDGVKAFPAAPETLMAEIDAAVAASEYARATALLSPLCDADGDDPVEHDLKVADEAYKAARAALAAGRPDTALISLQVALAACPPEKTSAISKLRALVSIASSQQQKAQIVRKNKQLAVNIC
- the LOC120282163 gene encoding probable LRR receptor-like serine/threonine-protein kinase At3g47570; translation: MNNLVGIGSFGSVYKAMLKLVEDGVEETKLVAVKVLNMKQRGACKSFISECEALRSIRHRNLVRIITVCSSIDFKGSDFRALVYEFMPNGSLDHWLQSNEKKLSFIQRLNIMIDVSSALEYLHHQGTTPIIHCDLKPSNILLDEEMSAHVADFGLSRFAALNGNSSSTSLRGSIGYAAPEYGMGNKASSEGDVYSFGILVLEMMTGMSPTGNKFKDELSLRKCVCDALQERVWDVIDSKLFEDEDGFVKDCMVPVLKIGIDCSEENPVKRLQMGDVSKEMHAIRNGLLLVTGLHGRS
- the LOC120282165 gene encoding receptor kinase-like protein Xa21; translated protein: MSLLLALLLLMCNQASSSPSIPITGDGKVLRSLAGQLPSQQTNIFASWNDSSSHCRWPGVFCGGHKHPDRVIGLELDSLGLTGSIPPSTANLTFLRYLNFADNRLHGDIPVGLCCLARLRHLNLSKNSLQGNIPTQIGNLKNLKSMVLSDNSLTGSIPSSVWNLSSLTVLSLSDNQLNSTLPMNIGFLLRNLQIILLNNNQFTGPIPSSLSNASRLEQVQLTKNEFTGRIPESLGSLSSLQCLHLGMNFLEAKNSNDWKFIDALANSTNLERLDISYNRLGGVLPSSVGNLSKEFQWLDLRYNQISGRIPEEIAGLGGLVGLFMQGNQFYGPIPNSLGMLHSLQGLVLEDNYLNGEIPASFANLTSLIRLFLGNNELNGSIPSILGQCQHLEFLSLEENKFTGRVPIEIFTITSLSVGLLLFGNSLTGPLPLDVGSLKALKTFDVSNNNLSGELPKTLGDCLSLEFLNLSGNSFHGSIPSTLEELKGIQNLDLSRNSFSGNIPKFLEELQYLYYLNLSFNSFSGEVPMNGVFANESGISLLGNNQLCGGNRVLKLPPCSHSKNKRLQVLIPTVVTAFICLVILVLCLLKLKKKIDKE